One region of Hymenobacter sediminicola genomic DNA includes:
- the hppD gene encoding 4-hydroxyphenylpyruvate dioxygenase produces MQTMTSPAVQAQPAQDFLPLNGTDYIEFYVGNAKQSAYYYQAAFGFELVAYAGPETGVRDRASYVLQQNKIRFVLTTSLLPDSDITRHVAQHGDGVKVMALWVDDARKSFEETTKRGAKVAFEPYTIEDENGSVTMAGIYTYGETIHTFVERSNYNGPFMPGFVAKTSGVPQGSPVGLQVVDHCVGNVGWGEMNQWVKFYEDVLGFKLLITFDDDDISTEYSALMSKVVSNGNGFVKFPINEPAEGKKKSQIEEYLDFYHSPGVQHMALITNDIRTTVTELRRRGVEFLSVPGTYYDDLLERIGHIDEDLESVKSLNLLVDRDEEGYLLQIFTKPVEDRPTVFFEIIQRKGAKSFGKGNFKALFEAIEREQGLRGNL; encoded by the coding sequence ATGCAAACCATGACCTCGCCGGCCGTGCAGGCCCAGCCCGCTCAGGATTTCTTGCCCCTCAACGGCACCGATTACATTGAGTTTTATGTCGGCAATGCCAAGCAGTCAGCTTACTATTATCAGGCGGCGTTTGGCTTCGAGCTGGTAGCCTATGCTGGCCCCGAAACCGGCGTGCGCGACCGGGCCAGCTACGTGTTGCAGCAGAACAAAATCCGCTTCGTACTCACCACGTCTTTGCTGCCCGATTCCGACATCACGCGGCACGTGGCCCAGCACGGCGACGGCGTGAAGGTGATGGCGCTGTGGGTGGATGATGCCCGCAAATCCTTCGAGGAAACCACCAAGCGCGGCGCCAAAGTGGCCTTCGAGCCCTACACCATTGAAGACGAAAACGGCTCCGTCACGATGGCCGGCATCTATACTTACGGCGAAACCATCCACACCTTCGTGGAGCGCAGCAACTACAACGGTCCGTTCATGCCGGGCTTCGTGGCCAAAACCAGCGGCGTGCCTCAGGGCAGCCCAGTGGGTCTGCAGGTGGTAGACCACTGCGTAGGCAACGTGGGCTGGGGCGAAATGAACCAGTGGGTGAAGTTCTACGAGGACGTACTGGGGTTCAAGCTGCTTATCACCTTCGATGATGATGACATCAGCACCGAGTATTCGGCCCTCATGAGCAAAGTGGTGAGCAACGGCAACGGCTTTGTGAAATTTCCCATCAACGAGCCCGCCGAAGGCAAGAAGAAGAGCCAGATTGAAGAGTACCTCGACTTCTACCACTCGCCTGGTGTGCAGCATATGGCCCTCATCACCAACGACATTCGCACAACCGTCACGGAGCTGCGTCGCCGCGGCGTGGAGTTCCTGTCGGTGCCCGGCACCTACTACGACGACCTGCTGGAGCGCATCGGCCACATCGACGAAGACCTGGAATCGGTGAAGAGCCTGAACCTGCTCGTAGACCGCGACGAGGAAGGCTACCTGCTCCAGATTTTCACGAAGCCCGTGGAAGACCGCCCCACCGTATTCTTCGAAATCATTCAGCGCAAAGGGGCCAAGAGCTTCGGCAAAGGCAACTTTAAGGCGTTGTTCGAGGCCATTGAGCGGGAACAGGGTCTGCGCGGCAACCTGTAG
- a CDS encoding phospho-sugar mutase → MALTPDIQQKINTWLGSDYDAQTQAEIRELQTQNQDDFLSDAFYRNLEFGTGGLRGIMGAGSNRMNRYTLGMAAQGLSNYLLQQFPGQEIKVAVAHDSRNNSRAFAQLVSDIFSANGLTVYLFEDLRPTPELSFTIRHLGCQSGCVITASHNPKEYNGFKVYWNDGAQVVAPHDQNIIREVEAIQSVQEVKFQADASRIHLIGADVDAAYLAKVKELSINPAAIQRQHDLKIVFTPIHGTGITLVPKALAQLGFTNVSVVEAQATPDGNFPTVLSPNPEEKVAMQMALDQAKALDADIVLATDPDSDRVGIAVKNMQGEWVLVNGNQTAALLTYYLLSARQQAGKMTDRDFIVYTIVTSEVLGDIARSYGVKSYQTLTGFKYIAGLIRELEGDATYIGGGEESYGFMIGDFVRDKDAVSACALLAEMAAVAKDNGRTLYQEMTQMYAQFGLYQEHLISLTKKGQRGAEEIQEMMRDLRATPPATIAGSPVVELRDYKTGIIKNLRTGLELPTGLESSNVLQFITEDGSKISARPSGTEPKIKFYFSVKQPLKSVVDFDLASRLANEKIQAIIEDMQLK, encoded by the coding sequence ATGGCCCTCACTCCCGACATTCAGCAGAAAATCAATACGTGGCTCGGCAGCGACTACGACGCACAGACTCAGGCCGAAATCCGGGAGCTGCAGACGCAGAACCAGGACGATTTTCTGTCGGATGCCTTCTACCGCAACCTCGAATTCGGGACGGGCGGGCTGCGTGGCATTATGGGTGCGGGCTCCAACCGCATGAACCGCTACACGCTGGGCATGGCGGCGCAGGGCCTGAGCAACTACCTGCTCCAGCAGTTTCCCGGCCAGGAAATTAAGGTGGCTGTGGCGCACGACTCGCGCAACAACAGCCGGGCCTTTGCCCAACTGGTGTCCGATATTTTCTCGGCTAACGGCCTGACGGTGTATCTGTTTGAGGACTTGCGCCCCACGCCGGAGCTATCGTTCACCATCCGCCACCTGGGCTGCCAGAGCGGCTGCGTTATCACGGCCTCGCATAACCCCAAGGAGTACAACGGCTTTAAGGTGTACTGGAACGACGGCGCCCAAGTGGTGGCCCCGCACGACCAGAACATCATCCGCGAAGTGGAAGCCATACAGTCAGTGCAGGAAGTGAAATTCCAGGCCGACGCCTCGCGCATTCATCTCATTGGGGCCGATGTTGATGCCGCTTACCTGGCCAAGGTGAAGGAGTTGAGCATCAACCCGGCCGCTATCCAGCGCCAGCACGACCTGAAGATTGTGTTCACGCCCATCCACGGCACGGGTATTACGCTGGTACCGAAGGCACTGGCGCAGCTGGGCTTCACCAATGTGTCTGTGGTAGAGGCCCAGGCCACGCCCGACGGCAATTTCCCCACCGTACTCTCGCCGAACCCGGAGGAGAAAGTAGCCATGCAGATGGCGCTAGACCAAGCCAAGGCCCTCGACGCTGACATCGTGCTGGCTACCGACCCTGACTCCGACCGGGTGGGCATTGCGGTGAAGAACATGCAGGGCGAGTGGGTACTCGTGAACGGCAACCAAACGGCCGCGCTGCTCACCTACTACCTGCTGTCGGCGCGCCAGCAGGCCGGCAAGATGACTGACCGGGACTTCATTGTGTATACCATCGTAACCAGCGAGGTGCTCGGCGACATTGCCCGCTCCTACGGCGTGAAAAGCTACCAGACTTTGACCGGCTTCAAGTACATAGCGGGTCTGATTCGGGAGCTGGAAGGCGACGCGACTTACATCGGGGGTGGCGAGGAAAGCTACGGCTTCATGATAGGGGACTTCGTGCGCGACAAAGATGCCGTATCAGCCTGCGCGCTACTGGCCGAAATGGCCGCCGTGGCGAAAGACAACGGCCGCACGCTCTACCAGGAAATGACCCAGATGTATGCGCAATTCGGCCTCTACCAAGAGCACCTGATTTCGCTCACGAAGAAAGGGCAACGTGGCGCTGAGGAAATACAAGAAATGATGCGCGACCTGCGGGCCACGCCACCTGCTACTATTGCCGGTTCGCCGGTGGTAGAGTTGCGTGACTATAAAACCGGCATTATCAAAAACCTGCGCACTGGGCTGGAGCTGCCCACCGGGCTGGAAAGCAGCAATGTGCTGCAGTTTATTACGGAAGATGGTAGCAAAATCTCGGCTCGTCCTTCCGGCACCGAGCCCAAAATCAAGTTCTATTTCAGCGTGAAGCAGCCGCTGAAGTCTGTAGTAGATTTCGACTTGGCCTCGCGCTTGGCCAACGAAAAGATTCAGGCTATCATTGAGGATATGCAATTGAAATAG
- a CDS encoding DUF952 domain-containing protein — MLYRISEAADWQQAQQTGFFASSDLAAEGFIHCSELHQVLETARLYYVGRTELQLLELDEEALAKAGVRVVREWVERRQQHFAHVLGAVPVAAVRSVWAFGTKAVDGKFTLPDGL; from the coding sequence ATGCTCTACCGCATTTCTGAAGCTGCCGACTGGCAGCAGGCACAGCAAACCGGCTTTTTCGCCAGTTCTGACTTGGCGGCTGAAGGATTTATTCATTGCTCAGAACTACATCAGGTGCTGGAAACGGCGCGGCTTTACTATGTGGGCCGCACTGAATTGCAGTTGCTAGAACTGGATGAAGAGGCGCTGGCTAAGGCTGGCGTGCGGGTAGTGCGGGAATGGGTAGAGCGCCGGCAGCAGCATTTCGCGCACGTGTTAGGGGCGGTGCCCGTGGCGGCAGTGCGGAGTGTATGGGCTTTTGGCACAAAAGCTGTAGATGGAAAATTTACCTTGCCCGATGGGCTTTAG
- a CDS encoding cellulase family glycosylhydrolase, whose product MSKLPVSGTSAWRFLRILCVVLCYVDGQPTEAAAQKLSMLHAQGPTIVDASNRPVVLRGINVGGWLLQESYILKTDSLDSQARIQQALLRTMPETAVEEFYRQFRAGFITKADIDFIAKQGFNCVRLPFHYDLFLTAAQRRIRTRAMQNPVNLNAYVQALSTWYDQKQLFTDSKNLEGFRITDDVLNWCAANNLYVILDLHAAPGGQGTDRNISDCLVPLDLWKRRDAKGRLIYQDITVRLWEKLSARYKNDARVAMYDFINEPNGMTAANGLAGDNSELNVLYSRLIDAVRAQDDQHLLLLEGNGYGNEYTNLTPDKLRSKDKRNLVYNAHRYWCPNTSTATDPNPNQINLIRNLAAFRDQWQVPVWVGETGENSNEWFSAAVQELNARSIGWCHWTHKRIEGATSLLRVPAYGSLLTPQGRAALLRNSEFRNCTVNKDVIAALMQPTGPPRPFAAHTLPGTIQASDYDLGRNGSAYYDTYAARTDFANHTPTNLGDAYRNDGVDIQEVTEASSKSFAVSHMAAGEWLNYTVTIPQNGTFLLQARLLNTTTTPTKLLLRLNSKSVVGTITAEPTPGWQTVSAGTATLPAGTHTLQLYVEQPGAVVHWLRLAPPGPAMPSGQ is encoded by the coding sequence ATGAGTAAGCTTCCCGTTTCCGGTACCAGTGCGTGGCGGTTTTTGCGCATACTCTGTGTAGTGCTCTGCTACGTGGATGGCCAACCGACAGAAGCTGCGGCGCAGAAGCTAAGCATGTTACATGCTCAGGGCCCAACCATAGTCGATGCCAGCAACCGTCCGGTGGTGCTGCGGGGCATCAATGTGGGGGGATGGCTACTGCAGGAAAGCTACATCCTCAAGACCGATTCGCTCGACTCGCAGGCTCGTATTCAGCAGGCGCTTCTGCGCACCATGCCTGAGACGGCTGTAGAAGAGTTTTACCGTCAGTTTCGGGCGGGCTTCATTACGAAAGCGGATATCGATTTCATTGCAAAGCAGGGCTTTAACTGCGTACGGCTGCCCTTTCACTACGATCTATTTCTGACGGCCGCCCAACGCCGCATCCGTACCAGGGCGATGCAAAACCCTGTCAATCTCAATGCTTACGTGCAGGCGCTCAGCACCTGGTACGACCAGAAACAGTTGTTCACAGACTCCAAAAACCTGGAGGGGTTTCGCATCACGGATGACGTGCTGAACTGGTGCGCGGCGAATAACCTCTATGTAATTCTGGACCTACATGCAGCCCCTGGCGGCCAAGGCACCGACCGCAACATCAGTGACTGTCTCGTGCCGCTGGACCTATGGAAGCGCCGCGACGCCAAGGGCCGCCTGATTTATCAGGATATCACGGTGCGGCTGTGGGAGAAGCTGTCGGCGCGCTACAAAAACGACGCGCGGGTAGCTATGTACGACTTTATCAACGAGCCCAACGGCATGACGGCAGCCAATGGCCTCGCAGGCGACAACTCGGAGCTAAATGTGCTGTACAGCCGCCTGATAGATGCAGTGCGGGCGCAGGACGACCAGCATTTACTGTTACTAGAAGGCAACGGCTACGGCAACGAATACACCAACCTCACCCCTGATAAGCTCCGTAGCAAAGACAAACGCAACTTAGTCTACAATGCCCACCGCTACTGGTGCCCGAACACTTCTACGGCAACCGACCCGAATCCTAACCAAATCAATCTTATCCGTAACCTGGCTGCCTTTCGTGACCAATGGCAGGTGCCTGTATGGGTAGGAGAGACCGGGGAAAATTCCAACGAATGGTTTTCGGCGGCAGTGCAAGAACTCAACGCCCGCAGTATTGGCTGGTGCCACTGGACACACAAGCGCATAGAAGGAGCCACCAGCCTGCTGCGCGTCCCGGCGTACGGCAGCCTCCTGACACCGCAGGGCCGCGCTGCCTTGTTGCGCAACAGTGAATTCCGCAACTGCACGGTCAACAAAGACGTGATAGCCGCTCTAATGCAGCCTACTGGTCCGCCCCGGCCATTTGCTGCCCACACGCTGCCCGGCACCATTCAGGCTTCTGACTACGACCTGGGCCGCAACGGCAGCGCCTATTACGACACGTACGCGGCTCGCACCGACTTTGCGAATCATACGCCTACTAACCTAGGAGATGCCTACCGCAACGACGGCGTAGATATTCAGGAAGTAACAGAGGCCTCTTCGAAGAGCTTTGCAGTGAGCCACATGGCGGCCGGCGAGTGGCTAAACTACACCGTAACCATACCCCAGAACGGTACCTTCCTGCTACAGGCCCGGCTCCTGAACACGACTACAACTCCCACAAAGCTTTTGCTCCGGCTGAATAGCAAGTCGGTCGTCGGCACCATCACGGCGGAGCCCACTCCAGGCTGGCAGACGGTGTCGGCGGGTACGGCCACGCTGCCGGCCGGTACGCATACGCTACAACTCTATGTGGAGCAGCCAGGGGCCGTAGTTCACTGGCTGCGGCTCGCTCCTCCCGGGCCGGCCATGCCAAGTGGCCAGTAG
- a CDS encoding SusC/RagA family TonB-linked outer membrane protein, producing the protein MNRNHYSFLRFRRAVPLAACGLLTLAAPLAEARSAAPAPSLAALADVPVSGRITQRNGEPLPGVTVIVQGTTLGTSTNSDGVFSLTVPDGSTLVISSIGFQRQELRINGASSSLTVVMVEDLRALSEVVVVGYGTQERTSVTGAVSSVSAREIASQPVADAAQALQGRAAGVTVTSNGGAPGGAAGTSIRVRGITSAGNNNPLYVVDGFPLPEGGENQLNAISPNDIETIDILKDASATAIYGVRAANGVVIITTKRGKAGVSSINLDMYRGVQQVWRKLNLLNAEEYAVINNENRLAAGQPIVVDRLRNPQALGEGTDWQDAVFRRAAIQNYSLSATGGSEKARYAVSGSYFQQDGTIVGSNFERFTLRANGDVQVNKILKLGNSISLTHLSDRQINSGGGNDGARNNEYGTVHQAIRIPAIIPLYRPDGYYYEPRGQQDNFVEENPVAAATLNNQKFVRNRALTTLFAELEPVKGLRLRTNVGADLIFDNFNSFRPFVPELKVGSETYSTRYSLAGASATSNYNSSYLIENTATYDHLFADKHQVTLLLGQSGQIIDAQNVEAYRTGYLRNDLQVINSGPVNTQLANAGNIQPRQTLASYFGRLNYEFAGKYLLQLIARYDGVSAFPPGEKFGFFPGASAGWRISEEDFMKDNSVISNLKLRVGYGKVGNPNNAGRFAYLFAINSGIQYPFGPNGTIQTGAAPTRLANPLLRWETNNQTNIGLDMGFLDNRFEATIDLYERKSPNLIAPVPVSLVSGTYEAVNRNAASAYNRGIDFSFTSRNIQGAERGLNWTTTLNVSAFKTQLESLGVGQPYDGVSGLSGVIVRYDEGQAFGSFYGFVADGLFQTQADVDAHATQNGAAPGDIRFKDLSGPDGVPDGIINAADRTYIGNPNPDFTYGVNNTLSWQGFDLNVFVQGSQGNDIYNQNRYILESALYGNSNGSTRVLGRWTGPGTSNDVPRAIAGDPNTNLRVSSYYLEDGSYLRIKTLTLGYTLPKSVQERLAAKQLRVYVSAQNLLTLTEYTGYDPEVGSRGVDLGVYPQPRVFLAGLNIGF; encoded by the coding sequence ATGAACCGCAACCATTACTCGTTTTTGAGATTCCGGCGCGCGGTGCCGCTGGCGGCCTGCGGGCTGCTAACCCTTGCTGCGCCACTAGCTGAGGCGCGAAGCGCGGCTCCGGCACCTAGCTTGGCTGCTCTGGCCGATGTACCAGTTTCAGGGCGCATCACACAGCGCAACGGCGAGCCGCTACCAGGAGTCACGGTTATTGTACAGGGCACTACGCTAGGCACTAGCACCAATTCCGACGGCGTTTTCTCGCTCACGGTGCCCGATGGCAGCACGCTTGTCATTAGCTCTATTGGTTTTCAGCGCCAGGAGTTACGCATCAACGGAGCGTCCTCTTCCCTGACCGTAGTAATGGTTGAGGACCTGCGGGCACTCAGCGAAGTGGTGGTGGTAGGTTACGGCACCCAGGAGCGCACCAGCGTAACCGGGGCAGTATCATCGGTATCGGCGCGGGAAATTGCTTCGCAGCCGGTAGCCGATGCGGCCCAGGCACTACAGGGCCGGGCAGCAGGCGTTACGGTCACCTCGAATGGTGGGGCACCAGGCGGCGCGGCGGGCACCTCTATCCGGGTGCGCGGTATCACATCGGCTGGCAACAACAACCCGCTGTATGTTGTGGATGGCTTTCCGCTGCCGGAAGGTGGTGAGAACCAGCTGAACGCCATCAGCCCCAACGACATTGAAACTATTGACATTCTGAAAGACGCTTCGGCCACTGCCATTTATGGGGTGCGGGCCGCCAATGGAGTAGTCATCATCACAACCAAGCGAGGCAAGGCTGGCGTGTCCTCTATCAACCTGGACATGTACCGCGGCGTTCAGCAGGTATGGCGCAAGCTCAACCTGCTGAACGCGGAAGAATATGCTGTCATCAACAACGAAAACCGCCTGGCAGCCGGCCAGCCGATAGTAGTAGACCGGCTCCGCAACCCACAGGCGCTGGGCGAAGGCACCGACTGGCAGGACGCTGTATTCCGCCGGGCGGCCATTCAGAACTATAGCCTGTCGGCAACGGGCGGCAGCGAGAAGGCGCGCTATGCCGTATCGGGTAGCTACTTCCAGCAGGACGGCACCATTGTAGGCTCCAATTTTGAGCGGTTTACGCTGCGGGCCAATGGCGACGTGCAGGTAAACAAGATTCTGAAGCTGGGCAACAGCATTTCCCTTACCCACCTCTCCGACCGGCAGATTAACTCCGGCGGCGGCAACGATGGAGCCCGCAACAACGAGTATGGCACGGTACACCAGGCCATCCGGATTCCGGCCATCATTCCGCTCTACCGCCCAGACGGCTACTACTATGAGCCCCGCGGCCAGCAGGACAACTTTGTGGAGGAAAATCCGGTGGCCGCCGCAACGCTCAACAATCAGAAGTTCGTTCGCAACCGCGCCCTGACGACCCTGTTTGCGGAGTTGGAGCCGGTGAAAGGCCTGCGCCTGCGTACCAACGTGGGAGCCGACCTGATTTTCGACAATTTCAACTCGTTCCGGCCTTTCGTACCGGAGCTAAAAGTAGGTAGCGAAACGTATTCGACCCGCTATAGCCTGGCCGGAGCGTCGGCTACCTCGAACTACAATTCCAGCTACCTGATTGAAAACACGGCTACCTACGACCACCTGTTTGCCGACAAGCACCAGGTAACGCTGCTGCTTGGTCAGTCGGGCCAGATCATTGATGCGCAGAATGTGGAGGCCTACCGGACTGGCTACCTGCGCAACGACCTGCAGGTTATCAACTCCGGGCCCGTAAACACGCAGCTCGCCAATGCCGGCAACATTCAGCCGCGCCAAACGCTGGCCAGCTACTTCGGGCGTCTCAACTACGAGTTTGCCGGTAAGTACCTGCTCCAGTTGATTGCCCGCTACGACGGCGTGAGTGCCTTCCCGCCCGGCGAGAAATTCGGCTTCTTCCCTGGTGCCTCCGCTGGCTGGCGCATTTCAGAGGAGGATTTCATGAAGGACAACAGCGTCATCAGCAACCTGAAGCTTCGGGTAGGCTATGGCAAAGTAGGCAACCCCAACAATGCGGGCCGCTTTGCTTACCTGTTTGCCATCAATTCGGGTATCCAGTATCCATTCGGGCCAAACGGAACCATTCAGACGGGCGCAGCCCCAACCCGACTGGCCAACCCGCTGCTGCGCTGGGAAACCAACAACCAAACGAACATTGGTCTTGACATGGGCTTCCTCGACAACCGCTTTGAGGCTACCATCGACCTTTATGAGCGGAAGTCGCCGAACCTGATTGCGCCGGTGCCGGTGTCGTTGGTATCAGGCACCTACGAGGCGGTGAACCGCAATGCGGCTTCTGCCTACAACCGTGGCATCGATTTTTCCTTCACTTCGCGCAACATTCAGGGCGCCGAACGGGGCCTGAACTGGACGACTACCCTGAACGTGTCGGCCTTTAAGACCCAGCTGGAGTCGCTGGGTGTGGGGCAGCCCTACGATGGAGTGAGTGGTTTGAGCGGCGTAATTGTCCGCTATGATGAGGGGCAGGCATTTGGCTCGTTCTACGGCTTCGTGGCCGACGGCCTGTTCCAGACCCAGGCGGACGTGGATGCCCACGCAACGCAGAATGGCGCAGCCCCCGGCGACATCCGCTTCAAGGACCTCAGCGGCCCCGATGGCGTGCCAGACGGCATTATCAACGCCGCTGACCGTACCTACATCGGCAACCCCAACCCCGACTTTACTTACGGCGTGAACAACACGCTGAGCTGGCAGGGATTCGACCTGAACGTGTTTGTGCAGGGCTCGCAGGGCAACGACATCTACAACCAGAACCGTTACATTCTGGAAAGCGCCCTGTATGGCAACAGCAACGGCAGCACCCGGGTACTGGGCCGCTGGACTGGCCCCGGCACCAGCAACGACGTGCCCCGCGCCATTGCCGGCGACCCTAACACCAACCTGCGCGTGAGCAGCTACTACCTCGAAGATGGCTCCTACCTGCGCATCAAAACCCTGACCCTGGGCTACACCCTGCCCAAATCGGTGCAGGAGCGTCTGGCCGCCAAGCAGCTGCGCGTATATGTGAGTGCCCAAAACCTGCTGACCCTGACCGAATACACCGGCTACGACCCGGAAGTTGGCTCCCGTGGTGTGGACCTGGGGGTATACCCTCAGCCCCGCGTGTTCCTGGCTGGCCTCAACATCGGTTTCTAA
- a CDS encoding 7TM diverse intracellular signaling domain-containing protein, with the protein MRHLTSPSHRTLSSLWTRIWLLGLLLTALQATTASAAPFDPLQEHHLQLDTRQPEIFVNPFNYSVLEDLSGTLTLQDVQQPRYADRFIPGSRIATNMEHPGSAYWLRLTVEASGPQPQHWYLELFDSHINNIHFFPSTSTEEGRIHTGADWPFTTRPYSYKNYLLRLPVSTGEARTYYLRLQSNSRTSFLSKLRTEQGMAEHFQTEYGLLGAFYGMLLIMLVYNFCLFFFTGEQTYLRYVLYVFSCSLVFLSEDGLGFQYLWPSHPWLNRVVEIGSAPLLLLTFGYYVRQFLDTPQRLPRFDRWLWAVVLLSVAALLLDALWWKTGMGMGLYLLPYGMLFFAALRVWQHGFRPARFILLAHSLVAVSVLFLILRKLGINTFTNTYTVYSMNAAFVVEVVVLSYALGSKMKAIQDATLKAQHRLVKQLRKKHDVQGQLVEQLRQNEELKDQLNSELENLVAQRTEELRRQSETIVVQNRELLQANGLLALQSAAIEKLNTDLQQDLQKAQTARVLSQEVDFGEFSQIYPDKDACLTYLADLKWANGYQCRKCGHDNFCEGREPHSRRCTRCRYVESATAYTLLQKCKFSIVKAFYAVFLLHTHKGSYSAQELSRVLDLRRATCWSFSQKVVDAMRRQAAEHPTDDSWTHLLLDDTGTDADDSGEEEVAISPQANRKTDTWQSKEKNTEKKVG; encoded by the coding sequence ATGCGCCACCTCACTTCCCCCTCCCACCGCACTTTGTCATCACTCTGGACCCGCATCTGGCTCCTCGGGCTGCTGCTCACTGCTTTGCAGGCAACAACGGCTTCTGCTGCCCCATTTGATCCGCTGCAGGAACATCACCTCCAGCTTGATACCCGCCAGCCTGAAATATTCGTCAATCCATTCAACTACAGCGTACTAGAGGACCTATCTGGCACGCTTACTCTGCAGGATGTGCAGCAGCCACGCTATGCAGACCGATTTATTCCCGGCTCCCGGATAGCAACCAACATGGAACATCCTGGCTCGGCCTACTGGCTACGCCTTACCGTCGAGGCTTCCGGTCCGCAGCCCCAGCACTGGTATCTTGAACTATTTGATTCTCACATAAATAACATTCATTTTTTTCCTTCTACCTCTACGGAAGAGGGACGCATTCATACTGGTGCCGACTGGCCCTTTACCACCCGGCCGTATAGCTATAAGAACTACCTGCTCCGCCTGCCGGTAAGCACCGGCGAAGCGCGGACCTACTACCTGCGACTCCAATCCAACTCCCGGACGAGCTTCTTGTCAAAGCTGCGCACCGAGCAAGGCATGGCGGAGCACTTTCAGACCGAGTACGGGCTCTTGGGCGCATTCTACGGCATGCTGCTCATCATGCTGGTCTACAATTTCTGCCTGTTCTTTTTCACAGGTGAGCAGACCTATCTGCGCTATGTGCTGTATGTATTCAGCTGCAGCCTAGTGTTTTTATCGGAAGACGGGCTTGGGTTCCAATACCTGTGGCCAAGCCACCCGTGGCTCAACCGGGTAGTGGAAATCGGCTCGGCGCCGCTGCTTTTGCTCACGTTTGGCTACTACGTCCGGCAGTTTCTGGATACACCCCAGCGCCTGCCGCGCTTCGACCGTTGGTTGTGGGCCGTGGTGCTGCTAAGTGTGGCAGCACTCCTGCTGGATGCCTTGTGGTGGAAAACCGGTATGGGCATGGGCTTGTATTTGCTGCCGTATGGGATGCTGTTTTTTGCCGCGCTACGCGTATGGCAGCATGGCTTCCGACCGGCTCGGTTCATCCTACTGGCCCACTCACTGGTAGCGGTGAGCGTTCTGTTCCTGATTCTGCGCAAGCTGGGCATCAACACTTTCACGAACACATATACTGTGTATAGCATGAATGCTGCCTTTGTGGTGGAAGTGGTAGTGCTTTCTTATGCGCTGGGCAGCAAGATGAAGGCTATTCAGGATGCCACGCTTAAAGCGCAGCACCGGCTGGTAAAGCAATTGCGCAAGAAACACGACGTGCAGGGTCAGTTGGTAGAGCAGCTGCGCCAAAACGAGGAGCTGAAAGACCAGCTTAATTCTGAATTGGAAAATCTGGTGGCTCAACGCACTGAAGAGCTGCGGCGCCAGAGCGAAACCATCGTGGTTCAGAACCGGGAGCTACTACAGGCTAATGGCCTACTGGCGCTGCAGTCGGCAGCCATTGAGAAGCTGAATACCGACCTGCAGCAGGACCTGCAGAAAGCCCAGACCGCCCGGGTGCTGTCGCAGGAAGTGGATTTTGGCGAGTTCAGCCAGATCTATCCCGACAAAGACGCCTGCCTGACCTACCTCGCTGACTTGAAATGGGCCAATGGCTATCAGTGCCGCAAATGCGGCCACGACAATTTCTGCGAAGGGCGCGAACCTCATTCGCGCCGCTGCACTCGCTGCCGCTACGTCGAGTCGGCCACTGCCTACACGCTGCTGCAGAAGTGCAAATTCTCCATTGTCAAAGCATTTTATGCGGTGTTTCTGTTGCACACGCACAAAGGCAGCTATTCTGCGCAGGAGCTTTCCCGAGTGCTGGATCTGCGGCGTGCTACCTGCTGGAGCTTCAGCCAGAAAGTAGTAGATGCTATGCGGCGCCAAGCTGCTGAACACCCCACCGACGACAGCTGGACCCATTTGCTGCTGGATGATACCGGTACCGATGCTGATGACTCTGGGGAGGAGGAAGTAGCCATATCCCCACAGGCCAACCGCAAAACGGATACGTGGCAGAGCAAAGAAAAAAATACCGAAAAAAAAGTGGGCTGA